The following proteins are co-located in the Palaemon carinicauda isolate YSFRI2023 chromosome 30, ASM3689809v2, whole genome shotgun sequence genome:
- the LOC137623575 gene encoding uncharacterized protein, which yields MGYGVGWDDELSEEQIKMWKGYVHEMDQLIGFRLDRMIKPEDSLGDPQLRGFSDASESALGSVICQKWNTSHGVELKFVIPKSLVAPLKQRSIPRLELTAAEVMARLALLVLQVVGRVSTMKFWTDSEVVLAWVCSPARTFEPFVSARVQEIQDALPGFSKEFCYVPSQLNPADTLTKPIQPSELQGWINGPDFLLNSSQDCDFGEPTYDFEKKRCIVKEYTPESLKWIQFVGILADESFEERFTELSSDWNRLVRITAYCRRLLLQQNPENYQSHLEPKEIQEADLALFYASQKSLNNQDEVNHKQIKKLDPKLDEKGILRIGGRLHELHLPYEQRHPVLLVRNSSLAEAFTQMIHRCTGHQGYRVAIALAFKRGVYIIGGARLFKDIAFKGCFCRTRRRLLLGQQMGELPSFRGEPNTGPALAELH from the coding sequence ATGGGCTATGGAGTTGGTTGGGATGATGAATTAAGTGAAGAACAAATAAAAATGTGGAAGGGATATGTTCATGAAATGGATCAACTAATTGGATTTAGACTAGATCGGATGATAAAGCCGGAAGATTCTCTAGGAGACCCTCAACTTCGTGGATTTAGTGATGCCAGTGAATCTGCCCTAGGTTCTGTGATCTGTCAGAAATGGAATACTTCTCATGGAGTAGAACTGAAATTCGTCATCCCAAAGTCTTTAGTGGCTCCGTTGAAACAGCGTTCTATTCCACGTCTTGAGCTTACTGCTGCTGAGGTTATGGCTAGACTTGCCTTGCTTGTTTTGCAAGTGGTTGGCAGGGTTAGTACCATGAAATTTTGGACTGATTCAGAAGTGGTGTTGGCCTGGGTTTGCTCTCCTGCTAGAACCTTTGAACCATTTGTGTCAGCTAGAGTTCAGGAGATTCAGGATGCTTTGCcaggattttcaaaagaattttgctatgtTCCTTCACAACTGAATCCTGCTGATACATTAACCAAGCCAATACAGCCAAGTGAACTACAAGGATGGATCAATGGTCCTGATTTTCTTCTGAACAGTTCTCAAGATTGTGATTTTGGGGAACCGACATATGATTTTGAAAAGAAGCGTTGTATTGTTAAAGAGTACACACCAGAATCTCTTAAATGGATCCAATTTGTTGGAATTTTGGCTGATGAGAGTTTTGAGGAAAGATTTACAGAACTCTCTTCAGACTGGAATAGACTTGTACGAATAACTGCTTACTGCCGCCGTTTGCTATTACAACAAAACCCAGAAAACTATCAAAGTCATCTAGAACCTAAAGAAATACAAGAAGCAGACCTGGCTTTATTTTATGCAAGCCAGAAGTCTTTAAATAATCAAGATGAAGTTAATCATAAACAGATTAAAAAGCTTGACCCAAAGTTGGATGAAAAAGGCATTTTAAGAATTGGAGGCAGACTACATGAGCTCCATTTACCCTACGAGCAGAGGCATCCAGTTTTATTGGTGAGGAATTCTTCTCTGGCTGAAGCATTCACTCAGATGATTCATCGATGTACAGGTCATCAAGGATATAGAGTCGCAATTGCTTTAGCTTTTAAGCGTGGAGTTTACATTATTGGAGGAGCAAGATTATTTAAGGACATTGCTTTCAAGGGTTGTTTCTGCAGAACCAGACGTCGCCTATTGTTGGGCCAACAGATGGGGGAACTGCCAAGTTTCAGAGGTGAGCCCAATACCGGCCCCGCTTTAGCAGAGTTGCATTAG
- the LOC137623576 gene encoding uncharacterized protein: MTVEMPWKPGFPEALECNKPQAEIRIMSQEKRLIRNGTFDEYSEEIQKLIDSCFVRELYPEESRDEGWYLQHHVVYQVHKSTKVHIIWNSAAKFNGLCLNDGFYKGPDFLNSLLYCFLHWRMKSIGIAGDVQKMFNQILKAAKDQRYHRFVWRFDYLLQFVTGSGCAFLLGINQHQTYP; this comes from the coding sequence ATGACTGTGGAAATGCCTTGGAAGCCTGGTTTCCCTGAAGCATTGGAGTGTAACAAGCCTCAAGCAGAAATAAGAATTATGAGCCAAGAAAAAAGATTAATTAGGAATGGAACCTTTGATGAATATAGCGAAGAAATCCAAAAATTAATTGACAGTTGCTTTGTCAGAGAATTATATCCAGAGGAATCCAGAGATGAGGGATGGTACTTACAACATCATGTTGTATATCAAGTACACAAATCAACAAAGGTTCACATCATATGGAATTCTGCTGCCAAGTTCAATGGCTTGTGTTTGAATGATGGATTTTACAAAGGGCCAGATTTCTTGAACTCTCTTCTGTATTGCTTTCTTCACTGGAGAATGAAAAGCATAGGAATTGCAGGTGATGTTCAAAAAATGTTTAATCAAATACTTAAGGCTGCAAAGGATCAGAGATATCACCGGTTTGTATGGCGTTTTGATTATCTTCTCCAATTCGTCACTGGCAGTGGCTGCGCCTTCCTTTTAGGGATAAACCAGCACCAAACATATCCATGA